From the Candidatus Paceibacterota bacterium genome, the window TTCAAAGAATCAACCGTCTTTCAGGCTTCGGCTTGAATTGACTTATAGTCGATATGTGTCCTAGATACATGGATGATCGTCCTTCTAATCTTAAAACAGGGACGCTTAGTCGGGGAAGATACCCGACATACATGGATGATCTCAATTGAATCATTCATGGACGAACGGAACAAAATAAAGAGTGCTAAATAATACCAAAAAACCGTCTGTAAAAGGGCGGTTTTTTGTTACTCGTCTGTTACTTTCCTACTATTTGCCTAATTTGATGAAATGTGTCCTACTATTGACTTCTGTAATGAAGTATGGTATCCTATTAGGTAGGTTCTTCACATTGTGTGGAGACGAAAAACAACAAAGAAGGGAATGTTATCATGCACATTTCTCGAACTACACGTTGGGCCCAAGTAAGTGGAAGGTCGACGAAAGTCGGACTTCTAAGTAGAACTCCGTCGTTTCAGGAATTATCTGGAACATCGGATGATTCGGGGCTGGTTGGTAAAGAACCGTTACCTGGTTCGACCAGTTTCAAGGATGTGGTTTTCGGCACCGTTAAAAGGTACTGGAGACTGTTCAATGAGGAAAGTCCTCTTAATCAGGTCTTAATCGTACTGTTAACGGCATTAGGGGTAATATTTCTCCTGGATGTCATTACCAAGCCTATTTACGGATTCTAATCCGAGGCTTGGCACTAGAGAAGCCGTGGATTGTATTATCACGGCTTTTTTGTTGCACGAACAATGATAATGGACTAGCATAATCCATAGAACTTTTAAGTAATTAATTTATTTGGGCACGTGGCGGAATTGGTATACGCGTACGTCTCAGAAGCGTATCTCGAAAGAGTTGGGAGTTCGAATCTCCCCGTGCCCACTTGTATTGTATATGATAATCTTGTTAGAGTTATTTAGACCATGGAAAAATTTCCGAATACTCTTTCAATTGAATCTGAAGCAAATTTTGAAGGTAATGATACTGAGATTCTTTTTGATCGTTTGCGGAACGATAAGATACGGAATCAGATTATTGAGCTTTTGTTTCAGGATGAACAATCTCGTGTTGGAACATCCGTTGAGTCTCTTGAAGAAGACAAGGATGGTAACCTTGTCTTTAATGATGAGGGAGAACCTATTGTTAAAGAATTAAAACCTTTTATTGCTCAAACTAGAGAAGAATTAGAGAAGCAGTATGATGATACATTGAAAGATATAGAAACGGTTACAGAAATTAGGTCCAGTCAGGCGGCTCATGATTTACCTACACAGGAAGTGATTACTTTGGGTTCGGTTGCTCCATGGTCTGGTAAAACTTTCAATACGAAACAGATGAGCATTATCGAAGCTCATGAAAAAGGTCACCGTATTCGTCCATATTCTGCAACAGAATTTCTTAAGCATCATTTTCACAAAGGATTTGATTTTGAATCCGTACCTTATAGTGAAGCGGAGAGTACTATATTTAAGAAAGCTATACCTCCAGAAGATCAAGGGAAATCAGTTGAAGAAATTAAGCAGATGTTTTTTGAATATCTCTCGTCGCCAGAGGAACTTGTGGAAAGAATGTCACAACTTAAAAATTATTATGGTATGAAAGGAGAGGCTATATTTACTAAGGGACATTTGGAATACGCTCGTAATCATTATGTATCAGATACGGATATGGATAATGGTATGACACAATTTTTTAAAGCGATTACACCAGAAAGGGAGGATGCTTTTATTGAACTTATTAATTCATCCGGTATATAGTACTGAGTATTTTTAAGTCCCCATCAACATATCCGAGATAGTTACTTTTTACCTCCTCACACATTCCAAACACATAAACAATGGAATCTCTTTTCTTGTACGATCTTCTTCATCACCACGAGGACCTTTTTGACTTTTCCTATGAGAAATCCATTCTTCTAGACGAGCTACAGATAGTCCAGCTTTATTCAGAGCTTTGAAATATGATTGTAATGGTCGGTGAAAAGTGACAGTGAATTTCTTTTTGTAATTGTCTAATTCTCCTGGGGTCATGTCTATTTTTGACATCTGATCTGACATATATGAATCAATGCGTCTATATTGTTTACCAATTTTCCCATCCCATTGCCAACTGGAATTTTGAGGAATTCGGAAAGTTGGGTGATTTAGGATTATAAATAGACGACCATCTGATTTGAGGATTCTGGAACATTCGGCTAGTGTGCCAGCTAGGTTTTCTATATTTTGAATAGCAAGGACGATGGTTATTTTGTCTGCAGACTTGTCTGTCATGAAGGGAATACTGTCAGCAGGAGATATGTGGAATTCAACAGCCTTTTCTTTTTGATTATTTTTCTTGGCTAGTTCAATGAGTTCTGCAGAAATGTCACAACCGATAACTTTTGCACCGTGTTCGGCGAAAGCATTAGAAAAATATCCTTGGCCACAAGCAACGTCAAGAATGGTCATGTCTTTCTTTGGTTCTACTAGTCTGACTAGGTTGGGCATGATCACATTCTTCTGATATGAATCCTCAGAATTCTCAAGCATATCGTCATACCAGCCCGCAACGCCTCCCCAAGATGTTTTTTGTGTCATAGTAGTACATTAACACACGAAGATGTGTAATTTCTATACCAACAGCAAAGACTGGTAATTGTGAGGATTTTCTGCTAAATTTCTTGTTACGCGTGTATAGCTGTCTTGGTAGGTCGTTACACCTACTCTAGATAATATACGCATATGACGGAGTTACTGAATCACGCGCGCATAGCTCAGTTGGTAGAGCACACCACTGATACTGGTGGGGTCCCAGGTTCGAATCCTGGTGCGCGCACACTTAAATTTGTTTGACATGAACAAAGAAACCGTGGATAACAGCCGAATAACAAAAGATAATCTCTATACAGGATTCAAGGTCCTCATGAGATATATTTCTCAATATCGTAAAGATATTGTCATATTGAGTATTATCGGTATTTTATCGGCTATAGGTAATGGCATTATTCCTTATGTTGCTGGTAAATTTTTTGACTCAATAATAATCCCTAGTTCGGTTAATATATTTAATTTTGTTCTTCCGCTCTATGTAGCACTTCTTATTCTTTGGGCAGTTATACAACTTATTACGTATATTATTGATTGGCGTATTCAGATAAAGAGTGAATACTTATCTAATTATATTTGGTTGGATTACATGACCAAAGGCTTTGGATTCCTTGTGAACTTGCCGATGGCTTTCCATAAAAAGAATAAGATCGGCGAAATCGGAGGAAAGATAAATCAAGCAGCTGGATCACTAGAAACAATCGCTGGCAGGGTCATCATTGATCTGGCACCTCAAATTTTGAGCATTGTTGTTGCGTTGACCATTTCTTTTATTATGATGCCAACGATGGCATTGTTCCCTGTGGTAGGTCTAGCAGTCTATTTACTTGTTTTCGCCCGTATCGTGAAGCCACTCGGTGGATATCAAAAGGCATATTATAACAAGGTCAATGAATTGTTTGGCGACGCCTACGATATGATCGGTAACACTATGGCCATCAAACAAGCGACGGTGGAAGAATATGAAAAAGAAAAATTAAAGAAAAAGCCTAGTGAGATTTTGCCGTTATGGATGAAGCAGGTCAAGACTTGGGGAAACCTGAGCCTTTATCAGAGAATGATAATTCTCGGAACACAGATATTTATCTTTGCATTTTCTGTTTTTTACATTCACATGGGTATGATGACTTTGGGAGAGCTTTTAGCCTTCAACGCTTATGCCGCCATGATCTTTGGACCATTCGTGACTATAGCCAGAAACTGGCAGACAATTCAGAATGGAATCATCAATATTCAAGAAACAGAAAAAATCTTGGCTTTGGAGACGGAAAATTATACACCTAAACATTCTAAAGAATTTGCAGTACATGGTGATCTAACTCTGGACAATGTCTCATTCCAATATGAAGAAGGAAAGCCGGTTCTTTCAAACGTCACTTTCTCCGTAAAGGCTGGAGAAGTGATCGCTTTGGTCGGTGAATCTGGTGTTGGCAAGAGTACGCTTATTGATCTTATTTCAGCCTACCATTTCCCAATGAGTGGAAAATTGTTGATAGATGGCTTGGCGATTGAGACGTTGAATCTCCGGTCTCTACGTTCTCAAATCGCTGTTGTCCCTCAAGAAGTTGTACTTTTCAACGATACAATAAAAACCAATATAAAGTACGGTAATTTTCTAGCATCAGATGAAGATATGGAGGTGGCTGCTAAGAAGGCTCACGCTTATGATTTTATTGAAAAGTTTCCAAATAAATGGAATCAGATGGTCGGTGAACGTGGTATCAAATTGTCTGTTGGTCAAAAACAGCGTGTGGCAATAGCACGTGCAATCTTACGTAATCCACGAATTTTGATTCTTGATGAACCTACTTCTGCTCTTGATGCTGGCTCAGAAAAAATAATTACAGAATCACTTGATGAATTGATGAAAGGTAAGACGACTTTTATTATTGCGCATCGTCTAAGCACAGTTCGTAGAGCAGATAAGATACTAGTTTTCAAGGACGGAAAAATCTTAGAATCTGGTAAACATGATGAATTGATCAAGATAGATGGAGGGGAGTACAGGAGACTCTATGAACTTCAAATTGGTTTGCACGGGTAGAAGTATTAATCACCCTCGACCAATCCTTAAAATATGTTAAAATTTTGGGATGAATACAAAAATCACCCCGAAGGATTTCTTCCTTCATCTGGGGGCGACGGTCGCTCTTTTTGCGGCTGTAATCGCTCTTATTAATCTATCTTTTAGCGTTATCAACTATTATTTACCAGATCAATTGGCTGGTTACTTTTATGCCAACAATATAGCTTGGCCGATCTCAATGTTGGTCATTCTCACACCACTTCTCTACATCATTGAGTATTTCATCATTAGAGATATCCGCCAATCACCAGAAAAGGCAAATCTTTGGATTAGAAATTGGAGAATATATCTAACATTATTTTTCACTGGCGCAACTATCGTTGGGGACCTTATAACTCTCATCAATGTCTACTTGAACGGCGAGATTTCTAGTCGTTTCATCTACAAAGTTTTGATTGTTCTCATTATTGCAGGAATAGTTTTTGTTTATTACTTACTTACCAAGACTCAAGTTCAACAGCAAGATGGTATTGTGATTAAATCAAAGAGTCAGAAAATCTTTGCTTGGATTGGCCTAGTTATGGTATTGTTGGCAATCGTCAGCGGATTCATTGCTGTTGGTTCACCAAACAAACAGCGTAACCTCCGTTTTGATAGTCAGCGTGTAAATGATCTGAGTAATATTCAATGGCAAGTTATCAGTCATTGGCAACAAAAGGGAAACCTACCAAATACATTGTCTGATCTAAAAGATAATATTAGTGGTTACAATATTCCTCTTGATCCAAAGACAGAATCTGCTTATCAATACGCGATATTAAAAACGTTAGTAAGTGCCAATCCATCTTTTGAGCTTTGTGCAGACTTTGCTTTGTCTACACAAGACAACAAAGGGCGAGGTGATTTTTACGGAAGTAATTCTTACCCAACTATGGCTATGAGCAGTAAATATGATGTTGGTTATTACGAAGGTAATGACAATTGGAAACACGAAGCAGGCAGAGTGTGTTTTACAAGAACTATAGATCCGGACAAGTATCCGATTATTAAAAAATAAAAAAATATGAAATTAGGTAAAAAAACAAAGATCGTTTGTACTATTGGCCCAGCAACAGAGAGTGAAGAAAATCTCAGGAAGCTCATAGACGCTGGGATGAATGTTGCCAGACTCAACTTTTCTCATGGTGATTTTGCCGAACATCAAGCTCGTGTTGATAGGATAAGGAAAATTACAAAAGAGACTGGGGTTGTGGTAGCTATAATGCAAGACCTTTGTGGTCCAAAGATTCGTATTGGTACATTCAAAGACAATTTTATTATGTTGGCTCCTGGTGATACTTTCACTTTGACTACAGATGAAGTAGAAGGAACAAAAGAAAAAGTTCATATCAACTATCCAGCTTTGCCAAAGGAAGTTAAGAAGGGAACGATCATCATGCTTCAAGACGGCACAAAGAAGTTTGAAGTTATGGAAGTTAAGGGTAATGACATTGTTACAAAAGTTGTGGTTGGTGGACGCGTGTCTGGTCGCAAAGGAGTCAATGTCCCAGGTGCCAATCTTTCAGTAAAATCTTTGACCGAAAAGGATCGTGCAGATCTAGAATTTGGTTTGAAGAATAATGTGGACTTTATTGCTCTATCTTTTGTCCGTCATGCTTCTGACATCCTTGAACTACGTGAGATTTTGAACAAAGCTGGTTCAAAGGCCCATATAATCGCCAAAATTGAGACTCCAGAGGCTTTGGAGGATATAGACGCTATCATAGAGGCTACCGACGCTGTAATGGTCGCTCGTGGCGATCTGGCTATAGAGATACCAGCCGAGGATGTACCTTTGGTTCAGAAGATTCTCATTCATAAATGTAATTGTATTGGCAAGCCAGTTATCACAGCTACTCAGATGTTGGAGTCTATGATAAAGAATTCTGTACCTACAAGGGCTGAAGTTTCTGATATTGCAAACGCTATTATTGACGGAACAGATGCAATCATGCTTTCTGAAGAGACTACTTTGGGAGATTATCCGGTAGCAGCTGTAGAAGTTATGACGCGTGTTGCTTTGCGTGTTGAAAAGGAAGTTTATACCAGAGATACTATCGCTGAATATGAAACCGCTCATGGTGTTACTGATGTAGTTTCGCAATCAGCTGTAAGACTTTCTCATAATGTAGAGGCTTCTCTTATTGTCACTTTGACTCGTGGTGGTCATACACCTAGGATGATCGCTCGTTATCGTCCAGCAGAAATGATCTTGGCTATGACAGATAATGAAGAATGTTTGAATAAGATGATGCTTTCTTTTGGTTGTTATCCTATGATGGTTCCAACGTTCAAAACTACTAATGAGATCATGGACATCGTTCGTAAAATTACCTTGGATAATAAGTTGGTCAAGAAAGGAGATAAGATAGTTATCATTGCGGGAATGCCGTTTGGGGGAACTAGTGAGACCAACTTTATTCTTGTTGAAACTTTGTAAGACCTTCAATTTTGACGCATTTCGTCGTCGTTTCGCTCGTTTGTGACTAAGCAGTATTAATCATACAGCTTAGTCACAAGCCTCACTTACTCCTAGAACTGCATTCAAAATTGAAGGTCTTATTTTTGTGGTTTTATTCCTATGGTATAATTGCTCCATGCAAACTTATGCCATAAGACCCAATGTTAAATTTCTCGATCGGACGTATCGCGAGTATCCACTTACGATACACGACCTGCCGTCTGAAGAGAAACCACGCGAGAAAATCATCGCTAGTGGACCAGAGGCCTTGAGCATGAAAGAGTTGTTGGCTGTCATCTTGATGACTGGTACAACCAAAGAAGATGTTATAGAGATGTCTAACCGCCTTATTCGTGATTATGGCGAAAGGAGTATTTTGGCTGAACGTAATGCCGAGAAACTTTCCAAGGATATGGATATCCCTATAGTCAAAGCTTGCCAAATAGTGGCTTGTGGAGAATTGGGTAGACGCTTTTATGACAGGAGTGAATCCGGTTTTGTTACTATTAGAAATGCAAAAGATGTTTACGATTATTTACAGGATATGCGTAATTTGCCAAAAGAGCATCTAAGAGGCATTTATTTGAATAGTCACAATCGGATCTTGAGGGATGAAGTCATCTCTATTGGTACAGTCAATTCCAATATGATTCATGCACGCGAAGTTTTTCGACCAGCTATAGAATGTAATGCAGCGGCGGTCATTCTTGCACACAATCATCCATCTGGCGAAGCTGTTCCAAGTAAAGAAGATACGGATATTACTGCTGACCTTGTCCAAGCCGGGAAGATCTTGGGCATTACTATTTTGGATCATGTTATTATCACAAAAAATTCTTTTGTAAGTGTTAGTGCGAATTATTAATGCGTCATCCCCGCGAAAGCGGGGATCCAGGATTATTACGAACAATAATCCATTTACTTTGTGGTAATCATGGATTCCCGCCTTCGCGGGAATGACACAGAATCAAATTAAAATGAGAGATTACCAAATAGCTTCTCCTTCTTTGGAAGGGGTTTTGAACCATAGTTCTTTGTTGTATGAAGGTATAAAACGTCCGATTGAATTGCTTAGAGTTTTAGATGGTCCAGCTACAAAAGGTGTGAACAGAGAATGTCCGACCAAGTATGATAAGAAAAAAACAGAAGAAGATCAGAAAGTTTTGGAAGGATATTTTCATGATTTGTATGGAATATTTATGAATAAATTGTCATATTTTGTGGTTAAATCAACTTCTGATTCTGATGAGACAGTAAAGCTTCAAGCAATGCTTCAAGAAATGATAAAAGTCAAAAGATTGATAGGAGAGAAGTCATAGCCTATACTACCGATATGTCCGCTAGAGATTATTTCAAGAACAAACGTATAGCAGTCGTGGGACTTGGTTCCCACGGTGAAATGGTAGAAGATGTCAAATTCCTGATAAAAGCGGGGGCTCTGGTCAGTGTCTACGATTTGAAGAGTGAAGCTAGACTCAAAAATCATCTAGTATTCTTGCGTACAATAGGATTGGCAAATTATGTTTGTGGTTCTATTCCTGCGGATGATCTGCTTGATATGGATATGATTATCTTGTCACACGAATATACACGTGATGCCACTTTTCTTGAGGCGGTTTATACGGCAAATTCTGACGGCAGATCTATATCAATAGAATATCCAGAGACGCTTTTCTTCAAATTGGCTCCACCGGTAACTATTGTCGGTATTATGGGCGCTCATGGTAAATCAACACTGATGTCAATGTTGCAACCTCTATTGGAAATGGCTTGTTCTTCTATTGATGGACAAGGATTCTTTGTTATTGATCCAGAGTCTAATGATGGCATCTTGGCCAATCTAAAGAAAATAAAAAATGGAGATATTGTTCTTTTTAGAATTGTTGGATTTATAATGAAAGAACTTTACAAGATTCGTATAAGCCCACAGGTTGCTGTCTTTACTTCAGTACCAGCTGATGACTCGTATGATAAGTCTCCTTTTGAAATACTTTCGTATCAAACGTATAACAATTTTATTGTTGCTTCTGATGAGATTGTGGACATGACTCATTCCTTGAAAGTGCAACCAAAAGCAAAAATGCTTCGTACTAAGCCTTCTATAATCCCAGTAGATTGGCAATTGAATGAAAAGAACTTCGTACATGATCGTGAGATTGCTGCTTTAGCTCTCCAGACTGCCAGTTTATTCAAAGTTGATAATGAATCCGCCAGAAATGTTTTGACTCGTTGGAAGTCTCCAAAGGGTCATTTGGAAATGATAAAGAAAGTGAAGAATATTGAATTTTATAATGACTCAGCATCTGTTTCTCCTACGGCAGTTTTGATGGCGATAAAGACTCTGTCGCGAGATAGGAATGTTGTTCTTATATTTGGTGGTGCAAAAAGTGAAGGATATTACAAACCTCTTTATGAAGTTATTTCGCAATATGTTCACACGGTGGTTTTGTTACCTGGAAGTGGTACGTTACGCGAACGTAATATTATAGAAAAGGTTCCAGATCTATCCGTGAAGTCAGCGCCTTCTATAGAAGAAGCTGTGAGGATGGCTGTAGAAAGTACCAGAAAGGGTGATATTGTGCTGTTTAGCCCCGGTTTTGAGGCTGTAGGCGTGGATAGTTCTAGGAAGGAGAGGGGCGAGAGGTTCGTGAGGGTGGTGAGGGGGATGTAGGGGAAAAATTATACTCCTAATAATAATTAATCTCCACAAACCAAACAAATCACCGCTCCTTTTATTTTCCAATCACGATAAACAGATTGCATCGCACCGACTACAGATAAGGCACTATTATTAGAAATATCAAGATTGGCGTGTTTTTGAACCAATTCTTTTGCGGTTCTAATCTCGGTATTGGAAGCGGTCCAGCCGTAGCCACCAGTTTCTTTGATGAGAGGGGTTAGCTTGGATTTTCTTTGGGAAGTTAGACTGACGATGGCATCGGCGATGGATTTTTCATTGTCACCATCATAATTTTCAAACTCATCTGAAAGAGGATGACATGAAGAAGTTTGGACTATGTGAACTTGGATAGGTAATTTATTTTTTATAAAATATTCAGCCAATGCTTCTGCGGTTGTACCAGAGGATGTTCCGATGAATACCGCGCCAGCTTTTTTTATCTTAGATAATTCTTCTGCAAGAGATTTGTAACCCACCAAAGCTACATCGTCAGTTGATTGACGAAGACTACGCCAGCCTTCTTCTACAGCTTGTGATAAAGCTTGAAGAGTACGCTCTTTTATGAGGACTTGAACATGACCGTTGGAATCGTCGGCGACTTTGCGGAGCTTTTCTAATTTGTATTCAGTAATATTTTT encodes:
- a CDS encoding class I SAM-dependent methyltransferase, producing MTQKTSWGGVAGWYDDMLENSEDSYQKNVIMPNLVRLVEPKKDMTILDVACGQGYFSNAFAEHGAKVIGCDISAELIELAKKNNQKEKAVEFHISPADSIPFMTDKSADKITIVLAIQNIENLAGTLAECSRILKSDGRLFIILNHPTFRIPQNSSWQWDGKIGKQYRRIDSYMSDQMSKIDMTPGELDNYKKKFTVTFHRPLQSYFKALNKAGLSVARLEEWISHRKSQKGPRGDEEDRTRKEIPLFMCLECVRR
- a CDS encoding ABC transporter ATP-binding protein; the protein is MNKETVDNSRITKDNLYTGFKVLMRYISQYRKDIVILSIIGILSAIGNGIIPYVAGKFFDSIIIPSSVNIFNFVLPLYVALLILWAVIQLITYIIDWRIQIKSEYLSNYIWLDYMTKGFGFLVNLPMAFHKKNKIGEIGGKINQAAGSLETIAGRVIIDLAPQILSIVVALTISFIMMPTMALFPVVGLAVYLLVFARIVKPLGGYQKAYYNKVNELFGDAYDMIGNTMAIKQATVEEYEKEKLKKKPSEILPLWMKQVKTWGNLSLYQRMIILGTQIFIFAFSVFYIHMGMMTLGELLAFNAYAAMIFGPFVTIARNWQTIQNGIINIQETEKILALETENYTPKHSKEFAVHGDLTLDNVSFQYEEGKPVLSNVTFSVKAGEVIALVGESGVGKSTLIDLISAYHFPMSGKLLIDGLAIETLNLRSLRSQIAVVPQEVVLFNDTIKTNIKYGNFLASDEDMEVAAKKAHAYDFIEKFPNKWNQMVGERGIKLSVGQKQRVAIARAILRNPRILILDEPTSALDAGSEKIITESLDELMKGKTTFIIAHRLSTVRRADKILVFKDGKILESGKHDELIKIDGGEYRRLYELQIGLHG
- a CDS encoding DUF5671 domain-containing protein is translated as MNTKITPKDFFLHLGATVALFAAVIALINLSFSVINYYLPDQLAGYFYANNIAWPISMLVILTPLLYIIEYFIIRDIRQSPEKANLWIRNWRIYLTLFFTGATIVGDLITLINVYLNGEISSRFIYKVLIVLIIAGIVFVYYLLTKTQVQQQDGIVIKSKSQKIFAWIGLVMVLLAIVSGFIAVGSPNKQRNLRFDSQRVNDLSNIQWQVISHWQQKGNLPNTLSDLKDNISGYNIPLDPKTESAYQYAILKTLVSANPSFELCADFALSTQDNKGRGDFYGSNSYPTMAMSSKYDVGYYEGNDNWKHEAGRVCFTRTIDPDKYPIIKK
- the pyk gene encoding pyruvate kinase, giving the protein MKLGKKTKIVCTIGPATESEENLRKLIDAGMNVARLNFSHGDFAEHQARVDRIRKITKETGVVVAIMQDLCGPKIRIGTFKDNFIMLAPGDTFTLTTDEVEGTKEKVHINYPALPKEVKKGTIIMLQDGTKKFEVMEVKGNDIVTKVVVGGRVSGRKGVNVPGANLSVKSLTEKDRADLEFGLKNNVDFIALSFVRHASDILELREILNKAGSKAHIIAKIETPEALEDIDAIIEATDAVMVARGDLAIEIPAEDVPLVQKILIHKCNCIGKPVITATQMLESMIKNSVPTRAEVSDIANAIIDGTDAIMLSEETTLGDYPVAAVEVMTRVALRVEKEVYTRDTIAEYETAHGVTDVVSQSAVRLSHNVEASLIVTLTRGGHTPRMIARYRPAEMILAMTDNEECLNKMMLSFGCYPMMVPTFKTTNEIMDIVRKITLDNKLVKKGDKIVIIAGMPFGGTSETNFILVETL
- the radC gene encoding DNA repair protein RadC, which gives rise to MQTYAIRPNVKFLDRTYREYPLTIHDLPSEEKPREKIIASGPEALSMKELLAVILMTGTTKEDVIEMSNRLIRDYGERSILAERNAEKLSKDMDIPIVKACQIVACGELGRRFYDRSESGFVTIRNAKDVYDYLQDMRNLPKEHLRGIYLNSHNRILRDEVISIGTVNSNMIHAREVFRPAIECNAAAVILAHNHPSGEAVPSKEDTDITADLVQAGKILGITILDHVIITKNSFVSVSANY
- a CDS encoding PLP-dependent lyase/thiolase encodes the protein MTPTEHCPDLAKVLGLSDLYLKREDLHKYGSHKGRSIPTMIDHYYKNGDRRFVISSSGNAALAAALYVIELNNKNSETIDLNIFVGKNITEYKLEKLRKVADDSNGHVQVLIKERTLQALSQAVEEGWRSLRQSTDDVALVGYKSLAEELSKIKKAGAVFIGTSSGTTAEALAEYFIKNKLPIQVHIVQTSSCHPLSDEFENYDGDNEKSIADAIVSLTSQRKSKLTPLIKETGGYGWTASNTEIRTAKELVQKHANLDISNNSALSVVGAMQSVYRDWKIKGAVICLVCGD